The genomic window AAAAGAAGGTCTATTGAATTTGCCCATCCTGTATTTGAGCCGCTACATCAATCAAAACAAAGGCGACTATTACCGCTTGCTGCAAAAAGTGAGAACCGAAAATGCCTGGGAGGAATGGGTGCTGTACATGCTTGATGGTGTTGAGCTGACTTCTCTACAAACCATTAAAATCATTGAAGGGATAAAAAACCTGATGCTGAAGCACAAGAAGAAAATCAGGGAGAACACCAAGTTCTACAGTCAGGATTTAATCAACAACCTGTTCAAGCACCCTTACACGAAAATTGATTTTATCATGACCGATTTGGAGGTAAGCCGCCTAACCGCCACCAAGTATCTGGACGAACTCGACCAGATTGGCATTGTGCAAAAGGTGAAGCTGGGCAGGGATAATTATTACATCAATACCGACTTGTACAATCTATTGTCAAACGTGAATCAAATAAAACATGTATAGAAAAACGGCTTTTTCTATACATGTTTCGAAAACATGTATAGAGTAAATTATTTGAGTAGAGATGCTACAAAATGAAAAGATGGCAAAATATCAGCAAAAAAACTGACTCATGTAAAGAAAATCGGCAAAAACTACACATGAGCAGGGCAACATGTATAGAAAACCGCACTTTTCTATACATGACACAAACGAAATAACAAAGTAATGGAAACACCAAGTTTTAAAGAAGACCATATCAGCCAGATTCCGGCATTGCAGATGCTGGTGAATTTGGGTTATACCTATTTAAGTCCCGCAGAAGCAGACAGACAAAGAGGTGGTAAAACCACCAATGTGCTGCTGGAAGATGTGTTGCGGAAACAACTGAAGGAAATCAATAGCATAAGGGTAAGTGCTACCAAAACCAGCATTTTTACAGATGAGAATATTGAGCGGGGGATTTTGGCTTTAAAGAACCTTCCCATGAACGAAGGCTATATTGCAGCCAGTGAAAAAGCATACAACCTGCTCACCTTGGGTCAGGCATTGGAGCAAAGTGTAGATGGCGACAAAAAGAGTTTTACATTTCAATACATTGACTGGAAAAACATCAGCAACAATGTGTTTCATGTCACCGAAGAATTCAGCGTAATGCGAAGCACCAGCAAAGAGCATTACCGTCCTGATTTAGTATTGTTTGTAAATGGTATACCGCTTTGCATCATCGAGTGTAAACGTCCTGACATGAAAGAGCCGTTGAAACAGGCTATCAGTCAGCATTTGCGTAATCAACAGGAAGATGGAATCCGCAGTTTGTATGTGTATTCGCAACTTACTTTGAGCATTGCCACACAAGAAGCCGCTTATGCTACCAACGCCACTACGGAAAAGTTTTGGGCAAAATGGCAAGAAAAATTCAGCACCAGTGAAGAAGAGAAAAACTTCAAAGGCAAGCTACAAGAACTCAAAAACAAACCACTGCCAGTTTCAATAAAAGAACAATTGTTTTCAGACCGATTCAAATACGTACGTCAATACTTTGATGCTTTGGAACAAGAGGAAATTCTGCCAACCGAACAAGACAATTATTTATTCGGCTTGTGTCGCCCGGAACGATTGATGGATATCATATTTAATTATGTTTTGTTTGACAATGGAGAAAAGAAAGTGGCCCGTTATCAGCAGTTTTTCGCCATTAAAAAATCCATGCAACGCATCAGAAATGTGGAGAATGGTAAACGAAAAGGAGGCGTAATCTGGCATACACAAGGAAGTGGAAAGTCTTTGACCATGGTGATGTTGGCTCAAGCCATTGCCATGGAACCAAGTATTCGGAATCCGAAAATTGTATTGGTAACAGACAGAACCGATTTAGATAACCAAATTACGAGCACGTTCAGAAAGTGTGGCAAGTTTGTAGAAAACGCCACTACTGGACAACGTTTGGTAGAATTACTGGAAAGCAAAAGCGATGCAGTAGTGACAACCATCATCAACAAATTTGTGGCAGCAGTAAAGAAAATCAATCAACCCTTAGAAAGCCACGACAT from Bacteroidota bacterium includes these protein-coding regions:
- a CDS encoding Fic family protein gives rise to the protein KEGLLNLPILYLSRYINQNKGDYYRLLQKVRTENAWEEWVLYMLDGVELTSLQTIKIIEGIKNLMLKHKKKIRENTKFYSQDLINNLFKHPYTKIDFIMTDLEVSRLTATKYLDELDQIGIVQKVKLGRDNYYINTDLYNLLSNVNQIKHV